In Struthio camelus isolate bStrCam1 chromosome 13, bStrCam1.hap1, whole genome shotgun sequence, the following are encoded in one genomic region:
- the FCHSD1 gene encoding F-BAR and double SH3 domains protein 1 isoform X1, which yields MSPRHMTLGWFPVTLAHLGGFGEEEADVGAATERYFTDCSRQVATLPHHSCAILFLPHKWVVDGPHGHPPGFPRLPGAEEPWKGTTDPVTSRDSPTAQPRTWTRSGGTWKCATAPKTGCQAPPHQMPLLSTARTSPRQDPARPPPREADPGGEGALHRAALQPAEQAAAGHRAAGGHQALQRLASQFQKRDWQRARSEANDSRSVVAVWKGVIDGTMYTGQARVTASESYRTIALEASKTARVSKERMLKKSIEQLQKVQAELLETVKELGKAKKQFTHLQRSNEVAKDKAADVEARLRKSDRGIFHTKASLQKLSAKFSAQLAEYSKKLTGVHNEYVLTLVSANAHLDHYYRVELPAVMELCAGTVGAAGCAGLSCLPAWFPQALDGDLYERLRDHLTLISQTEIEICQATQEWFQRVLESSTQICREQNLLLFLQDHTAFTMTPEQRFQLAGVDQMCLLEPESSSASESSLEKEVRRWATRAAKDYKIKMHSEQVLQRLETRRRQAPEAEVAAMERRMEEVRENIRKAEVSKVKADARLALLRTTGLDVDAWLAGAVAQALEELERERSLSAAQQAEKELVPATEEFDLAEFDDYDDSVDLFEDVDPGPAARTYPYTCRVIFGYQGCQADELSIAQGEELEIIEDGDVEEWVKARNKAGQVGYVPEKYLLSLGCAGSEAGSAAGGNAAESSETALHRQLSSIMAVELVLEPGAWLVRALYDYEGQSPEELSFPEGAIIRVLPRAEGEVDDGFWTGDFNGRVGVFPSLVVEELTGAGGSAGQELPSPSPPPFSPPGLAPGASLASSPAPEVLLGVCRQDGPASGQSSPDLSATRLRPLRAPPPPPGRAPEADPELHRS from the exons ATGTCACCGAGACACATGACCTTAGGGTGGTTTCCAGTCACTCTTGCGCATTTGGGTGGCtttggggaggaggaagcagatgTGGGTGCAGCTACAGAAAGATATTTTACGGACTGCAGCAG ACAGGTGGCCACCTTGCCTCATCACAGCTGTGCCATCCTCTTCCTGCCACACAAGTGGGTGGTGGATGGGCCCCATGGCCACCCTCCTGGCTTCCCACGACTGCCCGGAGCGGAGGAGCCATGGAAGGGAACAACCGACCCAGTGACCAGCAGGGACAGCCCCACGGCCCAGCCTCGCACATGGACACGCTCTGGGGGAACCTGGAAATGTGCAACTGCCCCAAAAACT GGATGCCAGGCGCCCCCACACCAGATGCCACTGCTGAGCACCGCACGCACGTCCCCACGGCAGGATCCCGCCAGGCCTCCTCCGC GTGAAGCTGACCCAGGAGGTGAAGGTGCACTTCATAgagcagctctccagcctgcagaGCAAGCAGCAGCGGGACACCGAGCTGCTGGAGGACATCAG GCACTGCAGAGACTGGCAAGCCAGTTCCAGAAGAGAGACTGGCAGCGGGCCCGCAGTGAAGCCAACGACTCGAG GAGCGTTGTTGCTGTCTGGAAGGGCGTCATTGACGGTACCATGTACACCGGGCAGGCCCGTGTCACTGCCTCAGAGAGCTATCGCACCATCGCCCTGGAGGCCTCCAAGACTGCTCGCGTGTCCAAGGAGCGGATGCTCAAGAAG AGCATTGAGCAGTTGCAGAAGGTGCAGGCCGAGCTGCTGGAGACGGTGAAGGAACTGGGCAAGGCGAAGAAGCAGTTTACGCACCTCCAGCGGAGCAACGAAGTAGCCAAGGACAAAGCCGCTGATGTGGAGGCCCG GCTCCGGAAGAGCGACCGGGGGATATTTCACACTAAGGCCAGCCTTCAAAAGCTAAGTGCCAAG TTCTCCGCGCAGCTGGCTGAGTACTCAAAGAAGCTCACAGGGGTGCACAATGAGTACGTCCTCACGCTGGTGTCTGCCAATGCCCACCTGGACCACTACTACCGTGTGGAGTTGCCTGCTGTCATGGAG CTCTGTGCGGGCACCGTGGGTGCTGCAGGGTGTGCAGGGCTCTCCTGCCTCCCAGCCTGGTTTCCCCAGGCCCTGGACGGTGACCTTTACGAGCGGCTCCGGGACCACTTGACCTTGATCAGCCAGACGGAGATTGAGATCTGCCAGGCGACTCAGGAATGGTTCCAGCGTGTTTTGGAGTCATCCACGCAG ATATGCCGGGAGCagaacctcctcctcttcctccaggaCCACACTGCATTCACGATGACACCAGAGCAGCGATTTCAGCTCGCTGGTGTGGACCAG ATGTGTCTCCTGGAGCCAGAGAGCAGCAGCGCCAGTGAGAGCAGCCTGGAGAAGGAGGTGCGGCGCTGGGCCACACGAGCAGCCAAGGACTACAAAATCAAGATGCACAGCGAGCAG GTCCTGCAGAGGCTGGAGACCAGGAGGCGGCAGGCCCCGGAGGCAGAGGTGGCCGCCATGGAGCGACGGATGGAGGAAGTGAGAGAGAACATCCGGAAGGCAGAG GTCAGCAAGGTGAAGGCGGATGCCCGGCTAGCGCTGCTTCGCACAACCGGGCTGGATGTGGACGCCTGGCTGGCAGGGGCCGTGGCGCAGGCGTTGGAGGAGCTGGAGCGTGAGCGGAGCCTAAGCGCAGCCCAGCAGGCCGAGAAGGAGTTGGTACCTGCG ACAGAAGAGTTCGACCTGGCGGAGTTTGACGACTACGATGACAGCGTTGACCTGTTTGAAGACGTCgaccctggccctgctgcccgcaCATATCCTTATACTTGCCGGGTGATTTTCGGATACCAG ggctgccaggcagatgagCTGTCCATCGCTCAGGGAGAGGAGCTGGAGATCATCGAGGACGGTGATGTCGAGGAGTGGGTGAAG GCCCGGAACAAGGCAGGCCAGGTCGGCTATGTCCCCGAGAAGTACCTGCTGTCCCTgggctgtgcaggcagcgaagCAGGCTCTGCAGCTGGGGGCAACGCTGCAGAGTCCTCGGAGACAGCCCTGCACCGGCAGCTCTCCAGCATCATGGCCGTGGAGCTGGTCCTGGAGCCCGGAG CCTGGCTGGTGCGAGCCCTCTACGACTACGAGgggcagagccccgaggagcTGAGCTTCCCCGAGGGCGCCATCATCCGCGTGCTGCCCCGGGCGGAGGGCGAGGTGGACGACGGCTTCTGGACGGGAGACTTCAATGGCCGCGTTGGCGTCTTCCCCTCCCTGGTGGTGGAGGAGCTcactggggctgggggctctgctgggCAG GAGCTGCCCTCACCCTCCCCTCCGCCGTTCTCCCCTCCCGGCCTCGCGCCCGGGGCCAGCCTGGCCTCCAGCCCCGCTCCGGAAGTGCTGCTGGGAG TTTGCAGGCAGGACGGCCCGGCCAGCGGGCAGAGCTCTCCAGACCTGTCAGCCACCCGCCTCCGTCCG CTCcgcgcgcctccccccccgcctggCAGAGCCCCCGAGGCCGACCCCGAGCTGCACCGTAGCTGA
- the FCHSD1 gene encoding F-BAR and double SH3 domains protein 1 isoform X2 produces the protein MQPPPRKVKLTQEVKVHFIEQLSSLQSKQQRDTELLEDIRSYSKQRSAIEREYGQALQRLASQFQKRDWQRARSEANDSRSVVAVWKGVIDGTMYTGQARVTASESYRTIALEASKTARVSKERMLKKSIEQLQKVQAELLETVKELGKAKKQFTHLQRSNEVAKDKAADVEARLRKSDRGIFHTKASLQKLSAKFSAQLAEYSKKLTGVHNEYVLTLVSANAHLDHYYRVELPAVMEALDGDLYERLRDHLTLISQTEIEICQATQEWFQRVLESSTQICREQNLLLFLQDHTAFTMTPEQRFQLAGVDQMCLLEPESSSASESSLEKEVRRWATRAAKDYKIKMHSEQVLQRLETRRRQAPEAEVAAMERRMEEVRENIRKAEVSKVKADARLALLRTTGLDVDAWLAGAVAQALEELERERSLSAAQQAEKELVPATEEFDLAEFDDYDDSVDLFEDVDPGPAARTYPYTCRVIFGYQGCQADELSIAQGEELEIIEDGDVEEWVKARNKAGQVGYVPEKYLLSLGCAGSEAGSAAGGNAAESSETALHRQLSSIMAVELVLEPGAWLVRALYDYEGQSPEELSFPEGAIIRVLPRAEGEVDDGFWTGDFNGRVGVFPSLVVEELTGAGGSAGQELPSPSPPPFSPPGLAPGASLASSPAPEVLLGVCRQDGPASGQSSPDLSATRLRPLRAPPPPPGRAPEADPELHRS, from the exons atgcagccgccgccgcgcaaG GTGAAGCTGACCCAGGAGGTGAAGGTGCACTTCATAgagcagctctccagcctgcagaGCAAGCAGCAGCGGGACACCGAGCTGCTGGAGGACATCAG GTCCTATAGCAAACAGAGGTCCGCAATCGAGAGGGAGTATGGGCAG GCACTGCAGAGACTGGCAAGCCAGTTCCAGAAGAGAGACTGGCAGCGGGCCCGCAGTGAAGCCAACGACTCGAG GAGCGTTGTTGCTGTCTGGAAGGGCGTCATTGACGGTACCATGTACACCGGGCAGGCCCGTGTCACTGCCTCAGAGAGCTATCGCACCATCGCCCTGGAGGCCTCCAAGACTGCTCGCGTGTCCAAGGAGCGGATGCTCAAGAAG AGCATTGAGCAGTTGCAGAAGGTGCAGGCCGAGCTGCTGGAGACGGTGAAGGAACTGGGCAAGGCGAAGAAGCAGTTTACGCACCTCCAGCGGAGCAACGAAGTAGCCAAGGACAAAGCCGCTGATGTGGAGGCCCG GCTCCGGAAGAGCGACCGGGGGATATTTCACACTAAGGCCAGCCTTCAAAAGCTAAGTGCCAAG TTCTCCGCGCAGCTGGCTGAGTACTCAAAGAAGCTCACAGGGGTGCACAATGAGTACGTCCTCACGCTGGTGTCTGCCAATGCCCACCTGGACCACTACTACCGTGTGGAGTTGCCTGCTGTCATGGAG GCCCTGGACGGTGACCTTTACGAGCGGCTCCGGGACCACTTGACCTTGATCAGCCAGACGGAGATTGAGATCTGCCAGGCGACTCAGGAATGGTTCCAGCGTGTTTTGGAGTCATCCACGCAG ATATGCCGGGAGCagaacctcctcctcttcctccaggaCCACACTGCATTCACGATGACACCAGAGCAGCGATTTCAGCTCGCTGGTGTGGACCAG ATGTGTCTCCTGGAGCCAGAGAGCAGCAGCGCCAGTGAGAGCAGCCTGGAGAAGGAGGTGCGGCGCTGGGCCACACGAGCAGCCAAGGACTACAAAATCAAGATGCACAGCGAGCAG GTCCTGCAGAGGCTGGAGACCAGGAGGCGGCAGGCCCCGGAGGCAGAGGTGGCCGCCATGGAGCGACGGATGGAGGAAGTGAGAGAGAACATCCGGAAGGCAGAG GTCAGCAAGGTGAAGGCGGATGCCCGGCTAGCGCTGCTTCGCACAACCGGGCTGGATGTGGACGCCTGGCTGGCAGGGGCCGTGGCGCAGGCGTTGGAGGAGCTGGAGCGTGAGCGGAGCCTAAGCGCAGCCCAGCAGGCCGAGAAGGAGTTGGTACCTGCG ACAGAAGAGTTCGACCTGGCGGAGTTTGACGACTACGATGACAGCGTTGACCTGTTTGAAGACGTCgaccctggccctgctgcccgcaCATATCCTTATACTTGCCGGGTGATTTTCGGATACCAG ggctgccaggcagatgagCTGTCCATCGCTCAGGGAGAGGAGCTGGAGATCATCGAGGACGGTGATGTCGAGGAGTGGGTGAAG GCCCGGAACAAGGCAGGCCAGGTCGGCTATGTCCCCGAGAAGTACCTGCTGTCCCTgggctgtgcaggcagcgaagCAGGCTCTGCAGCTGGGGGCAACGCTGCAGAGTCCTCGGAGACAGCCCTGCACCGGCAGCTCTCCAGCATCATGGCCGTGGAGCTGGTCCTGGAGCCCGGAG CCTGGCTGGTGCGAGCCCTCTACGACTACGAGgggcagagccccgaggagcTGAGCTTCCCCGAGGGCGCCATCATCCGCGTGCTGCCCCGGGCGGAGGGCGAGGTGGACGACGGCTTCTGGACGGGAGACTTCAATGGCCGCGTTGGCGTCTTCCCCTCCCTGGTGGTGGAGGAGCTcactggggctgggggctctgctgggCAG GAGCTGCCCTCACCCTCCCCTCCGCCGTTCTCCCCTCCCGGCCTCGCGCCCGGGGCCAGCCTGGCCTCCAGCCCCGCTCCGGAAGTGCTGCTGGGAG TTTGCAGGCAGGACGGCCCGGCCAGCGGGCAGAGCTCTCCAGACCTGTCAGCCACCCGCCTCCGTCCG CTCcgcgcgcctccccccccgcctggCAGAGCCCCCGAGGCCGACCCCGAGCTGCACCGTAGCTGA
- the RELL2 gene encoding RELT-like protein 2, protein MSDQNSTDDGESDPQHSLSMVFLLVLVFFIMGLVGFLICHVLKKKGYRCRTFRDELDPDNKDVLTELQANEEEELNEDTVEKIVRCIIQNEANAEALKEMLGDNEGDVPVPVPSLCPHRNSQDGGPPHHHTVHLGSTQAPCIHCSKRKKPPLHRQGRSKDGKGRMHPGETTVFSVGRFRVTHIGKKSTFHEQQDAPPPDGSKEPSTEELEHSNERLREESARNGTVPTDGLQNGAVQKGAQSSKGTEQSYSNAPAPNTPANSGTRSNRPDGKGPGKASSLQNIDTAFGSASRQRKHVGHRALGGSSASTPGEPVEEGGQRASICQEEAGLGSADEVSDIHGSLSLQEGSQAGELGSNYTSRKQPGAEDMGQQELSAVVQDPGITI, encoded by the exons ATGTCAGACCAGAACAGCACCGATGATGGGGAGTCAGACCCCCAGCACAGCCTGTCTATGGTCTTCCTCCTTGTCTTGGTCTTCTTCATCATGGGGCTAGTAGGTTTCCTGATCTGCCATGTCCTGAAAAAGAAGGGGTATCGGTGCCGGACTTTCCGTGATGAGCTCGACCCAGATAACAAAGACGTGCTGACGGAGCTCCAGGCCA ATGAAGAGGAGGAGCTGAACGAGGACACCGTGGAGAAGATTGTGAGATGCATCATCCAAAATGAAG caAACGCGGAGGCTCTCAAGGAGATGCTGGGGGACAATGAAGGGGATGTCCCAGTGCCAGTGCCCAG CCTTTGTCCGCACCGTAACAGTCAAGACGGGGGACCACCACATCACCATACGGTGCACCTGGGCTCCACGCAGGCCCCCTGCATCCACTgcagcaagaggaagaagccgCCACTGCATCGACAAGGGAGGTCCAAGGATGGCAAAGGCAGGATGCATCCTGGAGAGACCACTGTCTTCTCAGTGGGCAG GTTTCGTGTCACACACATTGGGAAGAAATCCACTTTCCATGAGCAGCAGGATGCTCCCCCACCTGATGGCAGCAAGGAGCCAAGCACAGAGGAGTTAGAGCACAGCAATGAACGGCTCCGTGAGGAGAGTGCGCGCAATGGGACTGTCCCCACGGACGGCCTGCAGAACGGAGCTGTCCAGAAGGGTGCACAGAGCAGCAAAGGAACAGAGCAGAGTTACTCAAATGCCCCAGCTCCAAACACACCAGCCAACTCGGGTACTCGCAGCAATAGACCAGATGGCAAGGGGCCTGGGAAGGCAAGCTCATTGCAGAATATTGACACTGCTTTTGGGAGTGCTAGTCGCCAAAGGAAGCATGTGGGCCATCGGGCACTGGGAGGGTCAAGTGCCAGCACCCCAGGAGAGCCtgtggaggaaggagggcagagagccagcatCTGCCAGGAGGAGGCTGGACTGGGGTCAGCAGATGAAGTATCAGATATTCACGGAAGCCTGAGTCTACAAGAAGGATCACAAGCTGGTGAGTTGGGAAGCAACTACACCAGCAGGAAACAGCCTGGAGCAGAGGACATGGGGCAGCAG gaGCTGAGCGCCGTAGTGCAGGACCCAGGAATAACCATCTGA